The following are from one region of the Microbacterium paraoxydans genome:
- a CDS encoding glycosyltransferase has protein sequence MHVVFFADQHLDSLGGAQVSMRLQRTFLERAGHTVTVVAPRMHARRDDAAPSEGNVDLPSLPITLDREYAMTWPGRATDRTLDRAMAHRPPVDLVHVQADFWGAFIGHRFAARHGIPVVHTMHNRVDVGLAAVTPLHRPVLAVLNLWRRAALRGIGMPVGGSDGWSYLRGLAASAAAVTAPSGHFARRLEQNGVARVVDVVWNGIDDDVRAQTLAAAPAERTPGRPRFVWLGRMSPEKRLLPFLQAWVDAGIDAELEVIGGGGQRAAAERIVAGRADVRFAGRLSYAQTLERIAAADALVQTSIGFETQGMTPFEAATLGTPSVVCDPDIAAELQGGLWAVPTTDPHARGRAVEAQRIEALAATLRQAAADIADGIAPRPVPAVADAFRQSSRTAAMIEVYERVLPRS, from the coding sequence ATGCACGTCGTCTTCTTCGCCGATCAGCACCTCGACTCCCTCGGCGGGGCGCAGGTGTCGATGCGGCTGCAGCGGACGTTCCTGGAGCGCGCCGGGCACACCGTGACAGTCGTCGCGCCCCGTATGCACGCACGGCGCGACGACGCCGCACCATCCGAGGGGAACGTCGACCTTCCGTCGCTGCCGATCACCCTCGATCGGGAGTACGCGATGACCTGGCCGGGGCGGGCGACCGATCGGACTCTCGACCGGGCCATGGCGCACCGCCCGCCCGTCGACCTCGTCCACGTGCAGGCCGACTTCTGGGGCGCCTTCATCGGCCACCGCTTCGCCGCCCGGCACGGAATCCCGGTCGTGCACACGATGCACAACCGCGTCGATGTCGGGCTCGCCGCAGTCACCCCGCTGCACCGGCCCGTGCTCGCCGTGCTCAACCTCTGGCGCCGCGCTGCCCTCCGCGGCATCGGCATGCCGGTCGGCGGCAGCGACGGGTGGTCGTACCTCCGCGGTCTCGCGGCGAGCGCCGCCGCCGTCACGGCCCCGTCAGGGCACTTCGCGCGACGCCTGGAGCAGAACGGCGTCGCCCGCGTCGTCGACGTCGTGTGGAACGGCATCGACGACGACGTCCGTGCGCAGACCCTCGCAGCGGCACCCGCGGAACGGACGCCGGGGCGCCCGCGCTTCGTCTGGCTCGGGCGGATGAGTCCGGAGAAGCGCCTGCTCCCGTTCCTCCAGGCCTGGGTCGACGCGGGCATCGACGCCGAGCTCGAGGTGATCGGCGGCGGCGGACAGCGCGCCGCGGCCGAACGCATCGTCGCGGGGCGTGCGGACGTGCGGTTCGCCGGCCGGCTCTCGTATGCGCAGACGCTGGAGCGGATCGCCGCCGCCGATGCGCTCGTGCAGACGTCCATCGGGTTCGAGACCCAGGGCATGACGCCGTTCGAGGCGGCCACCCTCGGCACGCCCTCCGTCGTGTGCGACCCCGACATCGCCGCGGAGCTCCAGGGCGGGCTCTGGGCGGTGCCGACGACGGATCCGCACGCTCGCGGACGAGCCGTCGAGGCGCAACGGATCGAGGCCCTCGCCGCGACGCTGCGGCAGGCGGCCGCGGACATCGCGGACGGGATCGCGCCGCGGCCGGTGCCCGCCGTGGCGGACGCCTTCCGGCAGTCGTCGCGGACGGCCGCCATGATCGAGGTCTACGAGCGGGTGCTCCCGCGATCCTGA